A single genomic interval of Sulfurovum sp. TSL6 harbors:
- the dsbD gene encoding protein-disulfide reductase DsbD, which produces MNDLVKKLLLLSLILGAFASAGFESVLKKQKFLSPDEAFQVTAVLEDEVIETKIIMADKIHVYADTLHYRIISPSSLELTVTKPKAHDFDGDMGYEKELLVSIPTKDIESQVKGDYTLEIEFQGCSDTGICYQPIKKTFDFKGVELGLFEKISKLVKEGNTAKIADILVNESSIFILLLFFIFGLLLALTPCIFPMIPILSSIIVSQQGGNEKPSVAQAFFTSLVYVVSMAMTYTVVGIIAGLVGADIQTAMQTPWVLTLFSAMFVALAFSLFGYYEIGLPASWQSKLSSVSDNAQGKGIVGTAIMGLLSALIVGPCVAPPLGGAVLFISHTGDALLGGSALFIMSIGMGMPLLIVGLGAGKFMPKPGGWMTAVSQTFGVMMLGLGIFMLSRILPESLTMILWALLLIGTALYMGVFNPSSATQGAKKLFQLLAMVFLLYGVSLFIGGISGADSVIRPFERFTQLNTGLANTVPRSADKESHRGYSVDRLMKEVGESEKPVVVDFGKKSCTACTELEEITFPDPRVQEHLKNFTFIKIDLTDNTDADKALLKKFELFGTPNIIFFDKANNYLPEKSLTGFIPPEDFATHLESILK; this is translated from the coding sequence ATGAATGATTTAGTAAAAAAGTTACTCTTATTGAGTTTAATTTTAGGTGCATTTGCATCTGCAGGGTTTGAGAGTGTCTTGAAAAAACAGAAATTCTTATCGCCGGATGAAGCATTTCAGGTAACAGCTGTACTTGAAGATGAAGTAATAGAAACAAAAATTATCATGGCAGATAAAATTCATGTTTATGCAGATACATTACATTACAGGATCATTTCTCCTTCTTCTCTAGAACTTACTGTTACAAAACCGAAAGCACATGATTTTGATGGTGATATGGGTTATGAAAAAGAGTTACTTGTTAGCATTCCTACAAAAGATATAGAGTCACAGGTGAAAGGTGATTATACGCTTGAGATAGAGTTTCAAGGATGTTCGGATACAGGTATCTGTTATCAGCCTATTAAAAAAACCTTTGATTTTAAAGGTGTAGAACTCGGTCTGTTTGAAAAGATATCAAAACTTGTCAAAGAGGGAAATACAGCGAAAATAGCAGATATACTGGTCAATGAAAGTTCCATATTCATTTTACTTCTTTTCTTCATTTTTGGTTTATTGTTGGCATTGACACCGTGTATCTTTCCTATGATACCTATCTTGTCTTCGATTATCGTTTCACAGCAGGGGGGAAATGAAAAACCAAGTGTAGCGCAAGCGTTTTTTACTTCCTTGGTCTATGTCGTTTCTATGGCTATGACCTATACAGTTGTAGGGATCATAGCAGGATTGGTTGGTGCAGATATACAAACTGCGATGCAAACACCTTGGGTCTTAACTCTTTTTTCTGCGATGTTCGTCGCTTTGGCATTCTCTCTTTTTGGATACTACGAGATAGGTCTTCCTGCTTCATGGCAGTCGAAACTGAGTAGCGTAAGTGACAATGCCCAAGGGAAAGGTATAGTAGGTACAGCAATTATGGGACTACTCTCTGCACTGATCGTTGGACCGTGTGTTGCACCACCGCTTGGCGGGGCTGTACTGTTCATCTCCCACACTGGGGATGCCCTTCTGGGTGGGTCCGCACTGTTTATCATGAGTATAGGTATGGGGATGCCGCTGCTTATTGTAGGATTGGGTGCAGGTAAATTTATGCCAAAACCTGGTGGATGGATGACAGCGGTTTCTCAAACGTTTGGTGTCATGATGCTAGGTCTTGGTATTTTTATGCTTTCACGTATACTTCCAGAGAGTCTTACTATGATACTTTGGGCATTGTTGTTGATAGGTACAGCACTCTATATGGGTGTATTTAACCCTAGCAGTGCAACACAGGGTGCAAAGAAACTTTTTCAGCTTTTGGCTATGGTGTTTTTACTTTATGGTGTATCTCTGTTCATCGGTGGTATCAGTGGTGCAGATTCCGTGATCAGACCTTTTGAAAGATTTACACAGTTGAATACTGGTCTAGCAAATACTGTACCTAGGAGTGCAGATAAAGAAAGCCATAGAGGCTATAGCGTTGACCGCCTTATGAAAGAGGTAGGTGAGTCAGAGAAGCCGGTGGTGGTGGACTTTGGTAAAAAGTCTTGTACTGCATGTACAGAACTCGAAGAGATCACATTTCCAGATCCACGTGTACAAGAACATCTTAAAAACTTCACTTTTATCAAGATAGACCTTACAGATAATACGGATGCAGACAAAGCATTACTTAAAAAATTTGAACTGTTCGGTACACCGAACATCATCTTTTTTGATAAAGCTAATAACTATTTACCTGAAAAAAGTTTAACTGGATTTATTCCTCCCGAAGATTTTGCTACACATTTGGAAAGCATACTAAAATAA
- a CDS encoding thioredoxin domain-containing protein — protein MANHLKNEHSPYLQQHADNPVDWYPWGEEAFEKARKENKAIFLSIGYSSCHWCHVMEDESFKDEATAKILNEHFIAVKVDREERPDIDKHFQEVYQLMNQRPGGWPTSIFLTQEQKPFYSATYIPDEPRYGMMSFSSLLEVIADKYSKEKALLTEKADEILRFLNPKEDKIQATKLDLSIIGRVSDQAKQLFDNTNGGFNKAPKFPQASMLDLLLDLYRITGDKETRNMALHSLTCMAKGGLRDLVEGGFCRYSTDNEWLIPHFEKMTYDNALLAEVYLKAYNVKGDDFYKSVAFETIDFMMENMSENGLFYSASDADTEGEEGKYFVYTYEKALKSFEKAGIPSQGHAALAKALHITKEGNFEGKNIVRIDDPAHHHKIPYYDEAIQALKKRREKRTHPFIDKKILVSWNAMMIKTLFKASRIDNAYLKQAIRSLDALLESMYINAELFHSTLIGKKPKIKAFLEDYAYLAEVLIEAYESTLDETYLITATKLTNSAIEKYFDQGKWKFSRGEFETNADIYDSSYPSSVATMLSVLYSISSLVDVIYKKFVFKTLEIYSYDVMRQPISTPSMSRMVIRYLKDDVIIKAKEDALKMHIKDLDTLPHPFSLLKSDANDGFMLCNSNSCFGHEKDFKGIIEILEKR, from the coding sequence ATGGCAAATCATCTTAAAAATGAACACTCCCCTTACTTACAGCAACATGCTGACAATCCTGTAGACTGGTACCCTTGGGGTGAAGAAGCCTTTGAAAAAGCACGAAAAGAGAACAAAGCTATCTTTCTTTCCATAGGGTACAGTTCTTGTCACTGGTGCCATGTTATGGAAGATGAGTCTTTTAAAGATGAAGCGACTGCAAAGATCCTGAATGAACATTTCATTGCAGTCAAAGTAGATAGAGAAGAGCGTCCGGACATAGACAAACATTTTCAAGAAGTCTACCAGCTGATGAACCAACGTCCGGGGGGTTGGCCTACTTCTATCTTTTTGACACAGGAACAAAAGCCTTTTTACTCCGCTACCTACATACCTGATGAACCTCGTTACGGGATGATGAGTTTTTCAAGTTTACTCGAAGTGATCGCTGATAAATATAGTAAAGAAAAAGCGCTGCTTACAGAAAAAGCTGATGAGATACTCCGTTTTCTCAATCCCAAAGAAGATAAAATACAAGCCACAAAACTAGACCTTAGCATCATCGGAAGGGTTTCAGATCAAGCCAAACAACTTTTTGATAATACCAATGGGGGATTTAACAAAGCACCTAAATTCCCTCAAGCGTCTATGCTTGATTTACTGTTGGATCTATACCGTATCACCGGAGATAAAGAAACACGAAACATGGCACTGCACTCACTCACTTGTATGGCCAAAGGTGGATTAAGAGATCTTGTAGAGGGTGGTTTTTGCCGTTATTCTACCGATAATGAATGGCTTATACCTCATTTTGAAAAGATGACTTACGACAATGCCCTACTGGCAGAAGTCTACCTCAAAGCATATAACGTTAAAGGAGATGACTTTTACAAGTCTGTCGCTTTTGAAACGATAGACTTTATGATGGAAAACATGAGTGAAAATGGGCTTTTTTACTCTGCCTCTGATGCCGATACAGAAGGAGAAGAAGGCAAATACTTTGTCTATACCTATGAAAAGGCTTTAAAATCCTTTGAAAAAGCAGGTATCCCTAGTCAAGGACATGCTGCACTTGCCAAGGCACTGCATATCACAAAAGAAGGAAACTTTGAAGGTAAGAACATCGTCCGTATAGATGATCCTGCCCATCATCATAAGATCCCTTACTATGATGAAGCGATACAGGCACTTAAAAAACGCAGAGAAAAACGTACCCACCCTTTCATAGACAAAAAAATACTTGTTTCATGGAATGCCATGATGATAAAAACCCTTTTCAAAGCCTCTCGTATAGATAACGCTTATCTCAAACAAGCCATCCGATCGCTGGATGCATTGCTGGAGAGTATGTACATCAATGCTGAACTCTTTCACTCTACACTCATTGGTAAAAAACCGAAGATCAAAGCTTTTTTGGAAGATTATGCCTATCTTGCAGAAGTCCTCATCGAAGCGTATGAAAGTACACTCGATGAAACGTATCTTATTACGGCAACTAAACTTACGAACAGTGCCATTGAAAAATACTTTGACCAAGGGAAATGGAAGTTCTCAAGAGGAGAGTTTGAAACCAATGCGGACATTTATGACAGCTCCTATCCTTCTTCCGTTGCAACTATGCTCTCCGTACTTTACAGCATCTCTTCTTTGGTCGATGTCATCTATAAAAAATTTGTCTTTAAAACACTGGAGATCTACTCTTATGATGTCATGCGCCAACCCATCTCTACACCAAGCATGAGCCGTATGGTGATTCGTTATCTCAAAGATGATGTCATTATCAAAGCCAAAGAAGATGCACTCAAAATGCATATTAAAGACCTGGATACCCTTCCCCATCCTTTCTCACTTTTGAAAAGTGACGCCAATGACGGCTTTATGCTATGTAACTCCAATAGCTGTTTTGGGCATGAAAAAGATTTTAAAGGGATTATAGAAATTTTAGAGAAACGCTAA
- a CDS encoding FMN-binding protein: protein MKQIFFTLLFGMLLSQSGVAKTKPSVDDVIKSSFTGVSNIEPKQIILTKKQFSQVQSRAKAAVRTKIYRYYDIKSKNERLGYAVLIARKVRGKKATVLYAFDNCGKLKFTEIMAFGEPPEYIPNKTWMGQLQNRDASATLTVGKDIPTISGSTLSARSITEGARVARAIYEIVLK from the coding sequence ATGAAACAAATCTTTTTTACACTGCTCTTTGGGATGCTTCTGTCCCAAAGCGGTGTGGCTAAAACGAAACCATCAGTGGATGATGTGATAAAATCCTCTTTTACCGGAGTGAGTAACATAGAGCCTAAGCAGATCATACTGACAAAAAAACAGTTTTCTCAGGTACAGTCCAGAGCGAAGGCAGCTGTGAGAACTAAAATTTATCGTTATTACGATATTAAAAGTAAGAATGAAAGATTGGGATATGCGGTACTCATAGCAAGAAAAGTAAGAGGAAAGAAGGCTACTGTACTCTATGCATTTGATAACTGCGGCAAATTGAAGTTTACGGAAATTATGGCATTTGGCGAACCGCCGGAGTATATACCAAACAAAACGTGGATGGGCCAACTGCAGAATAGAGATGCCTCAGCAACACTGACTGTAGGAAAAGATATACCAACGATCAGCGGTTCTACACTCTCGGCAAGATCGATCACCGAAGGTGCAAGAGTGGCCAGAGCTATTTATGAAATTGTTTTAAAGTAA
- a CDS encoding FAD:protein FMN transferase: MRLLFVFLFPLFLLAHEGLQKRTQVLMGTFVSISLPQQYNQEITKSFELLKRIEDSLSTYDETATLAKLNKNHHVKYDPYLAEAITLSRSYYHQSHGYFDITIGSISKKLYHFGEEKTYSPSKQALRSAHLDIHGISIDNKQIITDENITIDLGGMGKGYGADKVAQYLHEQNITEGIIALSGDIRCLHRCEVYLQSPYSEQTFAKIKSKKTQLSISTSGTYRRFATTKEEHHLINPKTASQGREFVSVSLFTTANNAKIDAYATALSVMPRREALAFLKEREDIGFVLVDREGKILYGNLTNLVTIEWLDYKENPTNPSITTNNNTKLDTATSLIHPDTTSPNAIAK, encoded by the coding sequence ATGAGACTTCTCTTTGTTTTCCTGTTTCCTCTGTTCTTACTTGCACATGAAGGGTTACAGAAACGTACACAAGTACTTATGGGGACCTTTGTCAGTATCTCACTGCCGCAACAGTACAATCAGGAAATCACCAAATCCTTTGAACTGCTAAAGCGTATCGAAGATTCTCTCTCTACCTATGATGAGACTGCCACACTGGCAAAACTGAACAAAAACCACCATGTAAAGTATGATCCTTATTTGGCTGAAGCCATTACACTTTCAAGATCGTATTATCATCAGAGCCATGGCTACTTTGATATCACAATCGGATCGATCTCAAAAAAGCTCTACCATTTTGGAGAAGAAAAAACCTACTCTCCCTCCAAACAAGCGTTACGCAGTGCCCATCTGGATATCCACGGTATATCTATAGATAACAAGCAGATCATCACGGATGAAAATATTACCATAGACTTGGGCGGCATGGGCAAAGGGTATGGGGCAGACAAAGTGGCTCAGTATCTTCATGAACAAAATATCACAGAAGGGATCATTGCACTGAGCGGAGATATCAGATGTTTGCATCGTTGTGAAGTCTACCTGCAATCCCCCTATTCTGAACAGACATTTGCCAAAATCAAAAGCAAAAAAACGCAACTCTCCATCTCTACAAGCGGAACCTACAGGAGGTTTGCTACAACCAAAGAGGAACATCACCTCATCAATCCCAAAACAGCTTCACAGGGCCGTGAATTTGTTTCCGTATCACTTTTTACCACCGCAAACAATGCCAAGATCGATGCCTATGCTACAGCACTCTCAGTCATGCCTAGAAGAGAAGCATTGGCATTTTTAAAAGAGAGGGAAGATATTGGCTTTGTGTTGGTAGATAGAGAAGGAAAGATACTCTATGGAAATTTAACCAATCTTGTAACTATAGAGTGGTTAGACTACAAAGAAAACCCGACCAATCCGAGCATCACCACAAATAACAACACAAAACTTGACACTGCTACAAGTTTGATCCATCCTGATACTACGAGTCCAAACGCAATTGCAAAGTAA
- a CDS encoding porin codes for MKRLATALSLSAILATGVQASSLEERVAALEEQNTVLTEEVLATQTGGFTLVDTQKSYSGMGPAASKIYFSKNPLSIGGYGEMFYANPDNGDDFADVYRFITYIGYKFNDWIVLNTEIEFEHGADAGNGGKVVVEFLYLDFLLSEQANLRLGHVLTPMGLVNLRHEPTLFNTVQRPDIEKHLLPSTWHENGALVYGRFDSADIDYTAGVINALNLNSQYTRGDDTQSKWIREGRLGASKDASFEPAFVGRVDYTGINGLMVGASVYYGNGSNVKDPKPDEIQDVSGLTTTMFDIHASYDNGPFSMYGLYTQTNLDGAEKLSGNAVEKASGYYVNASYDVSSLVGLNYKLPVFAQYQDFNPVEKTVDGSNEDTFQTEIVTIGLNFFPADQVVLKADYAMKEVNNVDSNTFSFGLGFIF; via the coding sequence ATGAAAAGATTAGCTACGGCATTAAGCCTATCAGCAATATTGGCAACGGGTGTGCAAGCTTCATCACTAGAGGAGAGAGTGGCAGCATTAGAAGAGCAAAACACTGTACTTACAGAAGAGGTACTTGCTACACAAACAGGTGGTTTTACACTGGTAGACACACAAAAATCATACAGCGGTATGGGACCTGCAGCTTCTAAAATCTATTTTTCTAAAAACCCACTCTCTATAGGGGGATATGGTGAGATGTTCTATGCTAACCCTGACAATGGGGATGATTTTGCAGATGTCTATAGATTTATCACTTATATCGGATACAAATTCAATGACTGGATCGTACTGAACACAGAGATAGAATTTGAACATGGAGCTGATGCTGGAAATGGCGGTAAAGTAGTTGTAGAGTTTTTATATCTTGACTTTTTACTTAGTGAGCAGGCAAACCTAAGACTTGGGCATGTATTGACTCCAATGGGTCTGGTAAACCTCAGACATGAACCGACACTTTTCAATACAGTACAAAGACCAGATATTGAAAAACACCTTCTTCCTAGTACTTGGCATGAAAACGGTGCATTGGTTTATGGTAGATTTGATAGTGCTGATATTGACTATACAGCAGGTGTGATCAATGCATTGAATCTAAACAGTCAATATACAAGAGGTGATGATACTCAGAGTAAATGGATAAGAGAAGGAAGACTGGGTGCGAGTAAGGATGCATCTTTTGAACCGGCATTTGTAGGACGTGTGGATTATACTGGTATCAATGGACTTATGGTCGGTGCTTCTGTCTATTATGGAAATGGTTCAAATGTTAAAGATCCAAAACCTGATGAAATTCAAGATGTATCAGGACTGACAACTACGATGTTTGATATCCATGCAAGTTATGATAACGGACCATTCTCAATGTACGGACTTTATACACAAACGAACCTGGATGGTGCAGAGAAGTTAAGTGGTAATGCAGTTGAAAAAGCAAGTGGATATTATGTGAATGCATCTTACGATGTCTCTTCTTTGGTAGGACTGAATTATAAATTACCGGTTTTTGCACAGTACCAAGATTTTAACCCTGTAGAAAAGACAGTGGATGGATCAAATGAAGATACATTTCAGACAGAAATTGTTACAATCGGCTTAAACTTTTTCCCTGCAGATCAGGTGGTGCTGAAGGCTGATTACGCGATGAAAGAAGTAAATAATGTAGATAGTAATACATTTTCTTTTGGCCTAGGCTTTATATTTTAA